One genomic window of Halanaerobium saccharolyticum subsp. saccharolyticum DSM 6643 includes the following:
- a CDS encoding nickel-dependent lactate racemase family protein, translating to MELKYGRKTLEFKINSSRVLNVLKANEKEGLNDPLKAVEKSLSEPTGTKPLSELLAAEEINDLVIIVNDVTRYTPYNYMLPPLLKTIAEAGIKKEQVTFIVATGVHSPHSAEQNREMFGPEIDAEYNFIHHDYDQDLLDLGELSTGNQLKINKKAVEADFLIATGVILPHYMAGFSGGRKSILPGIAGRDSIENNHAMMVEVTSEKPALENNPISQEMFEAAEKVGLDFILNVVTNSSREIVKVCAGDYLEAWEAGISESAAMYQLPLAKKAEAAIVSSGGFPRDINIYQAQKALDHADHAVKKGGTIIWVAECSEGYGEERFKKWMDEAQKPEANIERIKKKFLIGGHKAFAISKVAAEKEIILISSLSREQTENIFAKKMNSIQEAVDYLEEKYGADYSTYILPQGSLTVPVIE from the coding sequence ATGGAATTAAAATACGGAAGAAAAACCTTAGAGTTTAAGATAAATAGTAGTAGAGTCCTTAATGTATTAAAAGCAAATGAAAAAGAAGGTTTAAATGATCCTTTAAAAGCAGTAGAAAAGTCTCTGAGCGAGCCAACTGGGACAAAGCCTCTGTCAGAACTTTTAGCAGCAGAGGAAATCAATGATCTGGTAATTATAGTTAATGATGTAACTCGCTATACTCCATATAATTATATGCTGCCGCCACTGCTTAAAACTATTGCTGAGGCTGGGATTAAAAAAGAACAGGTCACTTTTATAGTTGCAACTGGAGTGCATAGTCCCCATTCAGCTGAGCAGAATAGAGAAATGTTTGGTCCGGAAATTGATGCTGAATATAATTTCATTCATCATGATTATGATCAGGATCTGCTTGATTTAGGTGAACTTAGTACAGGCAATCAGCTTAAAATAAATAAAAAAGCAGTAGAGGCTGATTTTTTAATTGCAACAGGAGTAATACTCCCTCATTATATGGCTGGATTTTCCGGGGGTAGAAAGTCTATTTTGCCCGGAATAGCTGGCAGAGATAGTATTGAAAATAACCATGCAATGATGGTTGAAGTGACTTCAGAAAAACCAGCACTTGAGAATAATCCAATCAGTCAGGAGATGTTTGAAGCAGCAGAAAAAGTTGGATTAGATTTTATTCTCAATGTAGTCACCAACAGCAGCAGAGAAATAGTTAAAGTTTGTGCAGGTGATTATCTGGAGGCCTGGGAAGCTGGGATTTCTGAATCAGCAGCGATGTATCAGCTGCCGCTTGCTAAAAAGGCTGAGGCAGCTATTGTTAGTTCAGGTGGTTTTCCCAGAGACATAAATATTTATCAGGCGCAAAAAGCTTTAGACCATGCTGATCATGCTGTCAAAAAGGGTGGTACAATCATCTGGGTAGCAGAATGCTCGGAAGGTTATGGCGAAGAACGTTTTAAAAAATGGATGGATGAGGCCCAAAAACCTGAGGCTAATATTGAGCGAATCAAAAAGAAATTTTTAATAGGTGGTCATAAAGCCTTTGCTATTTCTAAAGTAGCGGCCGAAAAAGAAATTATATTGATTTCCAGTTTGAGCCGTGAACAGACAGAAAACATTTTCGCTAAAAAAATGAATTCTATTCAAGAAGCAGTAGATTATCTGGAAGAAAAATATGGAGCTGATTATTCAACCTATATTCTGCCCCAAGGAAGTTTAACAGTGCCGGTGATAGAATAA
- a CDS encoding carbohydrate ABC transporter permease — protein MENKTSPTTKVLKYSFSYLLAVLFIFPILWMLFASLKPSGYHVSQIIEWFLPPYSFSNYSAVIEQAPVLKWMLNSFIVSASVTLVVIIFDSLAAFALSVIDFKHKNLVFILFTIGLMVPTEANIVALFDIVQKLGLVNTYPGLILPRIAIPLGIIILKEFFDAIPRDLIDSARIDGCGLFRIYFSIFMPLSKAAIASIGIFTFIQAWNAFLWPFIAIMSKEMFTLPVGVPTFTDAYTPDYSIPMTVNMIASLPAIAAFLLFQKQIIQGIKFTGIKG, from the coding sequence ATGGAAAATAAAACTTCACCAACCACTAAAGTTTTGAAATATTCATTTTCTTATTTACTGGCAGTACTATTTATTTTTCCTATTTTATGGATGCTTTTTGCTTCACTTAAACCATCTGGTTATCATGTTTCACAGATTATAGAGTGGTTTTTACCACCTTATTCTTTTAGTAATTATTCTGCAGTTATTGAACAGGCGCCAGTATTAAAATGGATGTTAAACAGTTTTATTGTTTCGGCCAGTGTGACACTTGTTGTTATAATTTTTGATTCACTGGCAGCCTTTGCTTTATCTGTAATTGACTTTAAACATAAAAATTTAGTTTTTATATTATTTACAATCGGTTTAATGGTTCCCACAGAAGCGAATATAGTAGCCTTATTCGATATTGTACAAAAACTGGGTTTAGTTAATACTTACCCGGGCTTGATTTTGCCTAGGATTGCAATTCCTTTAGGCATCATAATTTTAAAAGAGTTCTTTGATGCTATACCAAGAGACTTAATTGACAGTGCCAGGATTGATGGCTGTGGGCTATTTAGAATCTACTTTTCTATCTTTATGCCTTTATCGAAAGCTGCCATTGCTTCTATTGGAATTTTCACCTTTATCCAGGCCTGGAATGCATTTCTCTGGCCTTTTATCGCAATTATGTCCAAAGAAATGTTTACTTTACCAGTCGGAGTACCAACATTTACCGATGCTTATACACCGGATTATTCAATACCAATGACTGTCAATATGATAGCTTCTTTACCAGCTATAGCAGCTTTCTTATTATTCCAGAAGCAGATTATTCAGGGAATTAAATTTACAGGAATTAAAGGTTAA
- a CDS encoding beta-glucosidase: MEKDIDKILKNLRLSEKASLLSGGDFWQTEAVERLNIPAIFLVDGPHGVRYVADRDHDDPAKKATCFPTAVNLAASWDLNLIKKAAAALAVEAKARGVDVLLGPGINIKRSPLGGRNFEYFSEDPFLSAELAVEFIKTVQKNGVGTSLKHYVANNQEYKRFSIDAQIDERPLREIYLAAFEKVIKEANPWTVMAAYNQINGDFATENDYLLQDILRDQWGYDNLVVSDWWAVHNRVKALKAGLDLEMPGADPVNDQKVIDAVQAGELKEEVVDQAVRRILELILKTQKKAKKDFKLPVEEHHQLAKEIAGETIVLLKNQGPLLPLTAAKLADKESILVVGELAQKPSYQGIGSSQVNPTRLDNHYQALEDKFGEELELHYTPGYNSEAEPGENESLKEKALRVAENKDYVIIYAGLPEQAEAEGYDRQDMQLPKEQNQLIKELAAVNPNIIVILNNGSAVDLRQWLDKVSAVIEAGLPGQAGASALADIIAGEINPSAKLAESYPLKLEDNPSYLNFPGSSDSVRYGEGIYIGYRYYDKRKMEVLFPFGYGLSYTEFAYRALEAPDYLAEGDKLKIKILIENTGQFKGKEIIQLYLSQQNPSLARPPKELKGFGKIELEPGEKEWLELELDYQDLAYYHPQAGWIVESDRFKIMIGASSREIKFTEDIEVESSFVLKDLTAKSPFEDWLADPLGEKAVKEVLTEAEIEEIGFLKAWPLYRMHFFTPEQVSFEEIEEILDIYENN; encoded by the coding sequence ATGGAAAAAGATATAGATAAGATTTTAAAAAATTTAAGATTGAGCGAAAAAGCTTCTTTGCTTTCTGGAGGAGATTTTTGGCAGACTGAAGCAGTCGAGAGGCTTAATATACCGGCAATATTTTTAGTTGATGGCCCACATGGGGTGCGCTATGTTGCTGATCGAGACCATGATGATCCTGCAAAAAAAGCAACCTGTTTTCCAACAGCTGTTAATTTAGCAGCAAGTTGGGATTTGAATTTAATAAAAAAAGCTGCAGCAGCCCTTGCTGTAGAAGCAAAAGCACGAGGAGTTGATGTGCTTTTAGGACCGGGAATTAATATCAAGCGCTCACCGCTTGGAGGGCGAAATTTTGAATATTTTTCTGAAGATCCATTTTTAAGTGCTGAACTTGCGGTTGAATTTATTAAAACAGTTCAAAAAAATGGTGTTGGAACTTCACTTAAACATTATGTGGCTAATAATCAAGAATATAAGCGCTTTTCTATTGATGCTCAAATCGACGAAAGGCCGTTAAGAGAAATATATCTGGCAGCATTCGAAAAAGTAATTAAAGAGGCCAATCCCTGGACAGTAATGGCAGCCTATAATCAGATAAATGGTGATTTTGCAACTGAAAACGATTATCTGCTGCAGGATATATTGCGTGACCAGTGGGGTTATGACAATTTAGTTGTATCTGACTGGTGGGCTGTGCATAATCGGGTTAAAGCTTTAAAAGCCGGTCTTGATCTTGAAATGCCAGGTGCAGATCCGGTTAATGATCAAAAAGTTATAGATGCTGTTCAGGCAGGTGAACTAAAAGAAGAAGTAGTTGATCAGGCCGTTAGAAGAATTTTAGAATTAATTTTAAAAACACAAAAAAAAGCAAAAAAAGATTTTAAGCTGCCCGTCGAAGAACATCATCAGCTGGCAAAAGAAATTGCTGGAGAAACAATAGTTCTGCTTAAAAATCAGGGGCCACTACTGCCTTTAACAGCAGCAAAGCTGGCTGATAAAGAATCAATTTTAGTAGTGGGTGAGCTGGCTCAGAAACCTAGTTATCAGGGAATTGGAAGCTCACAGGTTAATCCAACCAGGCTGGATAATCATTATCAGGCTTTAGAAGACAAATTTGGGGAAGAGCTGGAATTACATTATACTCCAGGCTATAATTCTGAAGCTGAGCCTGGAGAAAATGAAAGTTTAAAAGAAAAAGCGCTGCGGGTTGCTGAAAATAAGGATTATGTAATTATTTATGCAGGTTTGCCTGAGCAAGCAGAAGCAGAAGGATATGACCGCCAGGATATGCAGCTTCCTAAAGAACAGAATCAGCTGATTAAAGAATTGGCAGCAGTTAACCCCAATATTATTGTTATTTTAAATAATGGCTCAGCCGTTGATCTGAGACAGTGGTTAGATAAGGTTTCTGCAGTTATAGAAGCAGGACTTCCCGGACAGGCTGGGGCCTCAGCTTTAGCAGATATTATTGCAGGGGAGATTAATCCTTCGGCAAAATTGGCAGAAAGCTATCCACTTAAATTAGAAGATAATCCTTCTTATCTTAATTTTCCCGGCAGCAGTGATAGTGTTCGCTATGGAGAAGGGATTTATATTGGCTATCGCTACTATGATAAAAGAAAAATGGAAGTTCTTTTCCCCTTTGGTTATGGATTATCTTATACAGAGTTTGCCTATAGAGCTCTGGAGGCTCCTGATTATTTAGCAGAAGGCGATAAATTAAAAATTAAGATTTTAATAGAAAACACTGGTCAGTTTAAAGGTAAAGAAATTATTCAGCTTTATCTATCTCAGCAGAACCCTAGCCTTGCGAGGCCGCCGAAGGAGCTTAAAGGATTTGGTAAAATCGAATTAGAGCCTGGAGAAAAAGAATGGCTGGAATTAGAATTAGATTATCAAGATTTAGCTTATTATCATCCGCAGGCAGGCTGGATTGTAGAATCCGACCGCTTTAAGATCATGATTGGTGCTTCATCCAGAGAGATTAAATTTACAGAAGATATTGAGGTTGAAAGTTCCTTTGTGCTTAAAGACTTAACAGCAAAAAGTCCCTTTGAGGATTGGCTTGCTGATCCTTTAGGTGAAAAAGCAGTAAAAGAAGTATTAACGGAAGCGGAGATTGAAGAAATTGGATTTTTGAAAGCCTGGCCGCTGTATAGAATGCATTTTTTTACCCCAGAACAGGTCAGTTTCGAGGAGATAGAAGAAATTTTAGATATATATGAAAATAATTAA
- a CDS encoding ABC transporter substrate-binding protein codes for MSKKFLVLALITILVGFTSSAMAEVVTVDYWNLFGGGDAEFMDEIVAEFNAAHENIEVDVTRLEWEEYYTKLKTATASGNGPDIAISHVTRVKELADEGLIVALDELGADVGINWDEYNSNILSGAEINGEIYGVPLDTHPLVLYYNKELLAEADLIAEDGSPKMEGTFKEFLGKLKSDSSAKYPMTNWTKLTAEGHYRVWWSLYNQLGGSPVVTEKELTIDKAKAVEAIKYMQDLYDKEYSPLHSEYMENVNLFRNEEAATLLTGVWITGTLEATEGLDFGVMPMPQIFDNRSVWGDSHTLVLPYARSIDQEKRKAALTFAKWATDNGELWAKAGHIPSKETVKEKEEFRNMPYRMDYVNAADYVTFDSAGSYTWSIRTEMTTALSKVWNKQITAEEAVEEASRGIERLLSR; via the coding sequence ATGTCTAAGAAGTTTTTAGTTTTAGCATTAATTACAATTTTAGTTGGTTTTACGTCTAGCGCTATGGCTGAGGTAGTTACCGTTGATTATTGGAATCTTTTTGGTGGTGGAGATGCAGAGTTTATGGATGAGATAGTAGCAGAGTTTAATGCAGCTCACGAAAATATCGAAGTTGATGTTACAAGATTAGAATGGGAAGAATATTATACAAAGTTAAAAACTGCAACTGCCAGTGGAAATGGACCTGATATAGCAATCAGTCATGTTACCAGAGTTAAAGAATTAGCAGACGAAGGTTTAATTGTTGCTTTAGATGAATTAGGGGCAGATGTCGGCATTAATTGGGACGAATATAATTCAAATATTTTGAGTGGAGCAGAAATAAATGGTGAGATTTATGGAGTGCCATTAGATACTCACCCATTAGTTTTATATTATAATAAAGAATTACTAGCAGAAGCAGATCTGATTGCAGAAGATGGAAGCCCTAAGATGGAGGGCACATTTAAAGAATTTTTGGGTAAATTAAAGTCTGATTCTTCTGCCAAATATCCGATGACTAACTGGACAAAGTTAACTGCGGAGGGACACTATAGAGTCTGGTGGAGTCTATATAACCAGCTTGGTGGAAGCCCAGTGGTAACCGAAAAAGAACTGACAATTGACAAAGCAAAAGCTGTAGAAGCAATTAAATATATGCAGGACTTATATGATAAAGAATATTCACCACTGCATTCAGAGTATATGGAAAATGTAAACTTGTTTAGAAATGAAGAAGCAGCCACTTTATTAACAGGTGTCTGGATTACAGGTACTTTAGAAGCGACTGAAGGTTTAGATTTTGGGGTAATGCCAATGCCACAGATTTTTGACAATAGATCTGTCTGGGGAGATTCTCATACTTTAGTACTTCCCTATGCAAGAAGTATTGATCAAGAGAAAAGAAAAGCAGCTTTAACTTTTGCTAAGTGGGCTACAGATAATGGAGAGCTCTGGGCAAAAGCAGGTCACATACCAAGTAAAGAAACAGTTAAAGAAAAAGAAGAGTTTAGAAATATGCCTTATAGAATGGACTATGTTAATGCAGCAGATTATGTAACTTTTGATAGTGCAGGCTCCTATACCTGGAGTATTAGAACTGAAATGACAACAGCTTTAAGTAAGGTCTGGAATAAGCAGATAACAGCAGAAGAAGCAGTAGAAGAGGCGAGTCGAGGAATAGAAAGATTATTAAGCAGGTAA
- a CDS encoding carbohydrate ABC transporter permease has protein sequence MKKYNQLSDRYPFLKALPFLLPFAVVYAVFLIYPIFRGFWMSLHRWTMIRNMGFVGLDNYLYMIKDPAFWGSLGNTLLFVLISTPTIVIGGLVLALLANQKIKGQLFIKIAFFLPYVLSVAVISSIMVYFFQPHSGLLNGILQSYFGVEETIFWLGETKLAWFVIVFATLWWTVGFNMILYLAALQDIPQSFYEAAEVDGATKFQQLIYITLPSLKPITWVVTLLQIIFSFKIFSQVWLITGGGPGTDTRPIVQYIYETSFKQNSMGYGAAMAFSFFIILVLVSMAQIYLRKREEG, from the coding sequence TTGAAAAAATATAATCAATTATCTGACCGTTATCCGTTTTTAAAGGCTTTACCATTTCTTTTACCCTTTGCTGTAGTTTATGCGGTATTTTTGATCTATCCGATTTTTCGAGGCTTTTGGATGAGCCTGCACCGCTGGACTATGATCCGTAATATGGGTTTTGTTGGTTTAGATAATTATCTTTATATGATTAAAGATCCAGCTTTTTGGGGTTCTTTAGGCAATACTTTATTATTTGTACTTATTTCAACACCGACAATTGTTATTGGGGGTTTAGTTTTAGCATTACTGGCAAATCAAAAAATTAAAGGGCAATTATTTATTAAAATAGCATTTTTCCTTCCTTATGTTTTATCAGTAGCAGTTATTTCTTCGATCATGGTTTATTTTTTCCAACCCCACAGCGGACTATTAAATGGGATTTTACAGAGTTATTTTGGGGTAGAAGAAACTATTTTTTGGCTTGGAGAAACAAAACTGGCCTGGTTTGTTATAGTTTTTGCGACTTTATGGTGGACTGTTGGTTTTAATATGATCTTATATCTAGCAGCACTACAGGATATTCCACAGTCTTTTTACGAAGCAGCTGAAGTAGATGGGGCAACCAAATTCCAGCAGCTAATTTATATCACCTTACCGTCCTTAAAACCTATAACCTGGGTAGTAACTTTACTGCAGATAATTTTTTCTTTTAAGATTTTCTCACAGGTCTGGTTAATTACCGGTGGTGGCCCGGGTACAGATACCCGTCCAATAGTTCAGTATATTTATGAAACAAGTTTTAAACAAAACAGTATGGGGTATGGTGCAGCAATGGCCTTTTCCTTTTTCATTATTTTAGTCTTAGTTTCCATGGCACAAATATATTTGCGTAAAAGAGAGGAAGGATAA
- a CDS encoding adenosylhomocysteinase, producing the protein MVTKSTLRKPELAEKGWQKIQWVADKMDILNEILKEHQAAQPLAGKKVAICLHLEAKTAYMAYVISQLGADVAIAGSNPLSTQDDVAAGLAAHGVMVHSWYDSTPEEYKEHLNKVLNIEPDLIIDDGGDMVETLHKERRDLLENIIGGAEETTTGIHRLEAMEGDGTLAFPMMAVNDAKCKSLFDNRYGTGQSVWDGIMRTTNLVVAGKTAVVAGYGWCGKGVAMRAKGLGARVIVTEIDPVKASEAWMDGFEVMPMREAAQKGDFFITVTGCKDVIDAEDLKVMKDGAIMANAGHFDVEVSKPALNRLAIEVSEARANIRKFEMADGRKLYLLADGRLVNLAAGDGHPAEIMDMTFALQLASLLYLNHNQNLDAQVYNIPDDIDNMVAEYKLKSLDIEIDQLTEEQEAYINSWTD; encoded by the coding sequence ATGGTTACTAAATCAACACTTAGAAAGCCCGAACTAGCAGAAAAGGGATGGCAGAAAATTCAATGGGTAGCAGATAAGATGGATATTTTAAATGAGATTTTAAAAGAGCATCAGGCTGCACAGCCTTTAGCAGGTAAAAAAGTGGCAATTTGTCTTCATCTAGAAGCTAAAACTGCCTATATGGCTTATGTTATCAGTCAGCTGGGAGCAGATGTTGCTATTGCTGGCAGTAATCCGCTTTCAACTCAGGATGATGTAGCAGCAGGTTTAGCAGCTCATGGAGTGATGGTTCACAGCTGGTATGATTCAACACCTGAAGAATACAAAGAGCATTTAAATAAGGTTTTAAATATTGAACCAGATTTGATTATTGATGATGGAGGCGATATGGTTGAAACCCTTCATAAAGAAAGAAGAGATTTGCTGGAAAATATTATAGGTGGAGCCGAAGAAACAACAACTGGAATTCACCGTCTGGAAGCAATGGAAGGTGATGGGACTTTAGCCTTTCCAATGATGGCAGTTAATGATGCAAAATGTAAGTCTCTTTTTGATAACCGCTATGGTACCGGACAATCAGTCTGGGATGGAATAATGAGAACAACCAATCTTGTTGTTGCCGGTAAGACTGCAGTTGTGGCAGGTTATGGCTGGTGTGGTAAAGGTGTAGCCATGAGAGCAAAGGGACTGGGAGCAAGAGTAATAGTAACTGAAATTGATCCAGTTAAAGCAAGTGAAGCCTGGATGGATGGTTTTGAGGTTATGCCAATGCGGGAAGCAGCTCAAAAAGGGGATTTCTTTATTACAGTAACAGGCTGTAAGGATGTTATTGATGCAGAAGATTTAAAAGTGATGAAAGATGGAGCAATTATGGCTAATGCTGGTCATTTTGATGTAGAAGTGTCCAAGCCTGCTTTAAATAGACTGGCTATAGAGGTCAGTGAAGCTAGAGCCAACATTAGGAAATTTGAAATGGCAGATGGTCGCAAACTTTATCTTTTAGCGGATGGAAGACTGGTTAATCTGGCAGCGGGAGATGGCCATCCAGCAGAAATTATGGATATGACCTTCGCTTTACAATTAGCTTCACTGCTTTATTTAAATCATAATCAAAATTTAGATGCTCAGGTCTATAATATACCTGATGATATAGATAATATGGTAGCAGAATATAAATTAAAATCTTTAGATATAGAAATTGATCAGTTGACAGAAGAACAGGAAGCTTATATCAACAGCTGGACTGATTAA
- a CDS encoding glycoside hydrolase family 2 protein, producing MGNRIPRPEHPKPQFQRQNWQNLNGSWNFDFDDQNQGEKNKWYQNKELGQEITVPFTFETKASGIADRSEHNYIWYQRTFEVNAEQAQKTILNFAAVDYLTKVWINGSFAGSHQGGYDSFSFDISDFINYQDKNNIVVKVEDSLSKTQPRGKQTYKKDNFLCWYTRTTGIWQTVWLEFVDQNLYLENLKITPYLDQKEVELDYNFEGEGFEAENYKLISRIEFEGQLINQFELEVKKNNYNFKVKLEDQENEIKIWHPESPNLYDLKLILYKNDEVVDQIDSYFGLRKISIEANKIFLNNQPLYQKLILDQGYWPESLITPPSDQALKKDLELTKKMGFNGVRKHQKIEDDRFYYWADKLGLLVWAEIGSSYQYNDQAVENFSSQWQRVVKELYNHPSIICWVPFNESWGIEAVSHNKKQQHFTESIYHLTKSIDQERPVIANDGWEHTISDIISFHDYVESTAQLRETYVENMEKLLQNKKVFNDQEYITGGKFIMADNYQYQGQPIIFSEFGGIAFQDKEGWGYGEQVQNKEELNQRIKQQLEVIKDVEEFEGYCYTQLTDVEQEKNGLLDENREFKLELEKIIKLNQIVD from the coding sequence ATGGGAAATAGAATACCGAGGCCGGAACATCCGAAACCCCAGTTTCAGAGACAGAATTGGCAAAATTTAAATGGAAGCTGGAATTTCGACTTTGATGATCAAAATCAGGGTGAAAAAAATAAGTGGTACCAGAATAAAGAACTGGGGCAGGAAATAACTGTGCCTTTTACTTTTGAAACTAAAGCCAGCGGCATTGCTGATCGAAGTGAACATAATTATATCTGGTATCAGAGAACTTTTGAAGTTAATGCTGAGCAAGCACAAAAAACAATTTTGAACTTCGCAGCTGTAGATTATTTAACTAAAGTCTGGATTAACGGCAGTTTTGCCGGCAGCCATCAGGGAGGCTATGATTCATTTTCATTTGATATAAGTGACTTTATTAATTATCAGGATAAAAATAATATTGTAGTTAAAGTTGAAGATTCACTTTCTAAAACTCAGCCCCGGGGTAAGCAGACTTATAAAAAAGATAATTTCCTCTGCTGGTATACCAGGACTACCGGTATCTGGCAGACAGTCTGGCTGGAATTTGTGGATCAGAATCTCTATCTTGAAAATCTTAAAATAACCCCTTATCTTGATCAAAAAGAAGTAGAACTGGATTATAATTTTGAGGGAGAAGGTTTTGAAGCTGAAAACTATAAATTAATAAGCAGAATAGAATTTGAAGGTCAGTTAATTAATCAATTTGAGCTGGAAGTTAAAAAAAATAATTATAATTTTAAAGTTAAGCTTGAAGATCAAGAGAATGAGATTAAAATCTGGCATCCCGAGAGTCCAAATTTATATGATCTAAAGCTTATCTTATATAAAAATGATGAAGTTGTAGATCAAATTGATTCCTATTTTGGCCTGAGAAAAATTTCTATAGAAGCTAATAAGATATTTTTAAATAATCAGCCTCTTTATCAGAAATTAATCCTTGATCAGGGATACTGGCCCGAGTCTTTAATTACCCCTCCCTCTGATCAGGCACTAAAAAAAGACCTGGAACTGACTAAAAAAATGGGTTTTAATGGAGTCCGTAAACATCAAAAAATTGAAGATGATCGCTTTTACTACTGGGCTGATAAGTTAGGGCTTTTAGTCTGGGCCGAGATAGGTTCTAGTTATCAGTATAATGATCAGGCTGTAGAAAATTTTAGTTCTCAGTGGCAGCGGGTAGTTAAAGAATTATATAATCATCCTTCAATTATTTGCTGGGTTCCTTTCAATGAATCCTGGGGGATTGAAGCTGTTAGTCATAATAAAAAACAGCAGCATTTTACTGAAAGTATTTACCATTTGACAAAGAGCATTGATCAAGAGAGGCCAGTGATTGCTAATGACGGCTGGGAGCATACTATTTCTGATATTATAAGCTTTCATGATTATGTAGAAAGTACTGCTCAGCTTCGAGAAACATATGTTGAAAACATGGAAAAATTGCTGCAGAATAAAAAAGTCTTTAATGATCAAGAATATATTACTGGTGGTAAATTTATTATGGCTGATAATTATCAGTATCAGGGTCAGCCGATAATTTTTAGTGAGTTTGGAGGTATTGCTTTTCAGGATAAAGAAGGCTGGGGCTATGGGGAACAGGTTCAAAATAAAGAAGAATTGAATCAGAGAATTAAGCAGCAGCTGGAAGTGATTAAAGATGTTGAAGAATTTGAAGGTTATTGTTATACCCAGCTGACTGATGTTGAACAGGAAAAAAATGGTCTGCTGGATGAAAATAGAGAATTTAAATTAGAGCTTGAAAAAATAATCAAATTAAATCAAATTGTTGATTAA
- a CDS encoding ArsR/SmtB family transcription factor — protein MKGNIMELKDEEQIIDVLKALGSESRMKIIEVLQNEDMNLNQISEFINMPASSVTVNIKKLENAGLIETEYKPGNHGSQKICSLNYDKILINLPGNRELKDKNLIETSMPIGNYKDFSVNPTCGLASEKAVIGELDDVKSFLNPEHIHAQILWFGSGYVKYVFPNNLPKNSQATKLELSMEICSETSDYNEDWPSDISIWINGVEIGVWTSPGDFGEKRGILNPDWWYFDQTQHGLLKIWQVTNEGSFIDGNQISDITLADLNIEKEDFIDVKIGVKDDARNVGGVNLFGRKFGNYRQDIMLRYRYKFND, from the coding sequence ATGAAGGGTAATATAATGGAGTTGAAAGATGAAGAACAGATTATTGATGTTTTAAAGGCTTTAGGTTCCGAATCTAGGATGAAGATTATAGAAGTATTACAGAATGAAGATATGAATTTAAATCAGATTTCTGAATTTATAAATATGCCGGCCTCTTCAGTGACTGTAAATATAAAAAAACTGGAAAATGCCGGCCTGATTGAAACTGAATATAAACCTGGTAATCATGGTTCGCAAAAGATATGTAGTTTAAATTATGATAAGATACTAATTAATCTGCCGGGAAATAGAGAGTTAAAAGATAAAAATCTAATTGAAACCTCAATGCCGATTGGTAATTATAAGGATTTTTCAGTGAATCCAACCTGCGGTTTGGCTTCAGAAAAAGCAGTTATTGGTGAACTAGATGATGTAAAATCATTTTTAAATCCTGAACATATACACGCCCAAATACTTTGGTTTGGCAGTGGTTATGTAAAATATGTGTTCCCTAATAATTTACCTAAGAATTCTCAGGCAACTAAATTGGAACTAAGTATGGAAATCTGCTCAGAAACTTCTGATTATAATGAGGACTGGCCTTCTGATATTTCGATCTGGATTAATGGAGTTGAAATTGGGGTCTGGACTTCTCCTGGTGATTTTGGTGAGAAAAGAGGTATTTTAAATCCTGACTGGTGGTATTTTGATCAGACTCAACATGGTTTACTAAAAATTTGGCAGGTTACAAATGAAGGTTCTTTTATTGATGGTAATCAGATTTCGGATATTACTTTAGCTGATCTCAATATTGAAAAAGAAGATTTTATCGATGTTAAAATTGGTGTAAAAGATGATGCCCGCAATGTTGGTGGAGTTAATCTATTTGGTCGTAAATTTGGTAATTATAGACAGGATATTATGCTTAGATACAGATATAAGTTTAATGATTAA